Proteins co-encoded in one Aethina tumida isolate Nest 87 chromosome 7, icAetTumi1.1, whole genome shotgun sequence genomic window:
- the LOC109603601 gene encoding uncharacterized protein LOC109603601, protein MCPTLFESALLQVASNIHIYPDEDIEFLPVNIKDKLLLTITRSPTLTNKLNLNLCLPLLLHNRTRILSIPFLYKKNLHKLSEDLINQLYKCPELMVLILPDYMKCSPKALVNCFVKLPNLERLEMKHCDGVTHDVLKVLWRNCPKLRIKPGEILFI, encoded by the exons atgtgCCCAACACTGTTCGAAAG CGCTTTGTTACAAGTGGCGTCTAACATCCATATTTACCCCGACGAAGACATTGAATTTTTGCCAGTTAACATAAAAGACAAGCTGCTGTTAACGATTACGAGGTCTCCGACTctgacaaacaaattaaacttgaACCTTTGCCTTCCATTACTGCTTCACAACAGAACCAGAATTTTATCAATTccgtttttgtataaaaagaaCCTGCACAAACTCTCGGAAGATCTTATTAATCAATTGTATAAATGTCCCGAGTTAATGGTTCTCATACTTCCAGATTACATGAAATGCTCTCCTAAAG CCCTAGTAAATTGTTTTGTGAAGTTGCCTAATTTGGAGCGGCTTGAGATGAAACATTGCGACGGTGTTACGCACGAtgtattaaaagttttgtggCGTAATTGCCCCAAACTCCGAATAAAACCcggagaaatattatttatttaa
- the LOC109603595 gene encoding clathrin light chain isoform X4 has product MSGFGDNFDQNVDPAAEFLAREQDELAGLEDEVKPAATFAPVLNGDNQLNIDNQDFYDRATPSPPTRSEPREEPEKIRKWREEQIKRLEEKDKEEEKKKQELREIAKKELEDWYKNHEETIEKTKAANRDAAKNAEKQFVAEDDAIAPGTEWERIAKLCDFNPKAKQGSKDVSRMRSIILQMKQTPVPIKNSA; this is encoded by the exons ATGTCCGGTTTCGGTGACAATTTCGACCAGAACGTCGACCCGGCGGCGGAGTTCCTGGCCCGCGAACAGGACGAACTGGCCGGACTGGAGGACGAGGTCAAACCGGCCGCCACATTCGCCCCAGTTCTGAACGGAG ataaCCAGCTGAACATAGACAACCAAGATTTCTATGATAGAG ccACCCCTTCGCCCCCGACAAGGTCGGAGCCCCGCGAAGAGCCTGAGAAGATCAGAAAGTGGCGCGAGGAACAGATCAAACGTCTCGAGGAGAAag ACAAGGAAGAAGAGAAAAAGAAACAGGAATTGAGGGAGATTGCCAAGAAAGAACTGGAGGATTGGTACAAGAATCACGAGGAGACGATAGAAAAAACGAAAGCAGCCAATAG GGACGCAGCAAA gaATGCGGAGAAACAGTTTGTGGCGGAGGACGATGCGATTGCCCCCGGAACCGAATGGGAAAGGATCGCGAAACTGTGCGACTTCAATCCGAAAGCAAAGCAGGGTAGCAAAGACGTGTCTCGCATGCGCAGCATCATACTGCAGATGAAACAGACTCCGGTTCCGATCAAAAATTCCGCCTAA
- the LOC109603595 gene encoding clathrin light chain isoform X3, with translation MSGFGDNFDQNVDPAAEFLAREQDELAGLEDEVKPAATFAPVLNGDEPANTNSASSFEMVENIEQEQAEQVKNEQVDDNQLNIDNQDFYDRATPSPPTRSEPREEPEKIRKWREEQIKRLEEKDKEEEKKKQELREIAKKELEDWYKNHEETIEKTKAANRDAAKNAEKQFVAEDDAIAPGTEWERIAKLCDFNPKAKQGSKDVSRMRSIILQMKQTPVPIKNSA, from the exons ATGTCCGGTTTCGGTGACAATTTCGACCAGAACGTCGACCCGGCGGCGGAGTTCCTGGCCCGCGAACAGGACGAACTGGCCGGACTGGAGGACGAGGTCAAACCGGCCGCCACATTCGCCCCAGTTCTGAACGGAG ATGAACCTGCAAACACTAATTCGGCAAGCAGTTTCGAAATGGTTGAGAACATTGAACAAGAACAAGCAGAACAAGTTAAGAATGAACAGGTTGATG ataaCCAGCTGAACATAGACAACCAAGATTTCTATGATAGAG ccACCCCTTCGCCCCCGACAAGGTCGGAGCCCCGCGAAGAGCCTGAGAAGATCAGAAAGTGGCGCGAGGAACAGATCAAACGTCTCGAGGAGAAag ACAAGGAAGAAGAGAAAAAGAAACAGGAATTGAGGGAGATTGCCAAGAAAGAACTGGAGGATTGGTACAAGAATCACGAGGAGACGATAGAAAAAACGAAAGCAGCCAATAG GGACGCAGCAAA gaATGCGGAGAAACAGTTTGTGGCGGAGGACGATGCGATTGCCCCCGGAACCGAATGGGAAAGGATCGCGAAACTGTGCGACTTCAATCCGAAAGCAAAGCAGGGTAGCAAAGACGTGTCTCGCATGCGCAGCATCATACTGCAGATGAAACAGACTCCGGTTCCGATCAAAAATTCCGCCTAA
- the LOC109603595 gene encoding clathrin light chain isoform X1, producing MSGFGDNFDQNVDPAAEFLAREQDELAGLEDEVKPAATFAPVLNGDEPANTNSASSFEMVENIEQEQAEQVKNEQVDDNFFLSDNDNPFMDNQLNIDNQDFYDRATPSPPTRSEPREEPEKIRKWREEQIKRLEEKDKEEEKKKQELREIAKKELEDWYKNHEETIEKTKAANRDAAKNAEKQFVAEDDAIAPGTEWERIAKLCDFNPKAKQGSKDVSRMRSIILQMKQTPVPIKNSA from the exons ATGTCCGGTTTCGGTGACAATTTCGACCAGAACGTCGACCCGGCGGCGGAGTTCCTGGCCCGCGAACAGGACGAACTGGCCGGACTGGAGGACGAGGTCAAACCGGCCGCCACATTCGCCCCAGTTCTGAACGGAG ATGAACCTGCAAACACTAATTCGGCAAGCAGTTTCGAAATGGTTGAGAACATTGAACAAGAACAAGCAGAACAAGTTAAGAATGAACAGGTTGATG ataatttttttctttcggaTAATGATAATCCATTTATGG ataaCCAGCTGAACATAGACAACCAAGATTTCTATGATAGAG ccACCCCTTCGCCCCCGACAAGGTCGGAGCCCCGCGAAGAGCCTGAGAAGATCAGAAAGTGGCGCGAGGAACAGATCAAACGTCTCGAGGAGAAag ACAAGGAAGAAGAGAAAAAGAAACAGGAATTGAGGGAGATTGCCAAGAAAGAACTGGAGGATTGGTACAAGAATCACGAGGAGACGATAGAAAAAACGAAAGCAGCCAATAG GGACGCAGCAAA gaATGCGGAGAAACAGTTTGTGGCGGAGGACGATGCGATTGCCCCCGGAACCGAATGGGAAAGGATCGCGAAACTGTGCGACTTCAATCCGAAAGCAAAGCAGGGTAGCAAAGACGTGTCTCGCATGCGCAGCATCATACTGCAGATGAAACAGACTCCGGTTCCGATCAAAAATTCCGCCTAA
- the LOC109603595 gene encoding clathrin light chain isoform X2, producing the protein MSGFGDNFDQNVDPAAEFLAREQDELAGLEDEVKPAATFAPVLNGDEPANTNSASSFEMVENIEQEQAEQVKNEQVDDNFFLSDNDNPFMDNQLNIDNQDFYDRATPSPPTRSEPREEPEKIRKWREEQIKRLEEKDKEEEKKKQELREIAKKELEDWYKNHEETIEKTKAANRNAEKQFVAEDDAIAPGTEWERIAKLCDFNPKAKQGSKDVSRMRSIILQMKQTPVPIKNSA; encoded by the exons ATGTCCGGTTTCGGTGACAATTTCGACCAGAACGTCGACCCGGCGGCGGAGTTCCTGGCCCGCGAACAGGACGAACTGGCCGGACTGGAGGACGAGGTCAAACCGGCCGCCACATTCGCCCCAGTTCTGAACGGAG ATGAACCTGCAAACACTAATTCGGCAAGCAGTTTCGAAATGGTTGAGAACATTGAACAAGAACAAGCAGAACAAGTTAAGAATGAACAGGTTGATG ataatttttttctttcggaTAATGATAATCCATTTATGG ataaCCAGCTGAACATAGACAACCAAGATTTCTATGATAGAG ccACCCCTTCGCCCCCGACAAGGTCGGAGCCCCGCGAAGAGCCTGAGAAGATCAGAAAGTGGCGCGAGGAACAGATCAAACGTCTCGAGGAGAAag ACAAGGAAGAAGAGAAAAAGAAACAGGAATTGAGGGAGATTGCCAAGAAAGAACTGGAGGATTGGTACAAGAATCACGAGGAGACGATAGAAAAAACGAAAGCAGCCAATAG gaATGCGGAGAAACAGTTTGTGGCGGAGGACGATGCGATTGCCCCCGGAACCGAATGGGAAAGGATCGCGAAACTGTGCGACTTCAATCCGAAAGCAAAGCAGGGTAGCAAAGACGTGTCTCGCATGCGCAGCATCATACTGCAGATGAAACAGACTCCGGTTCCGATCAAAAATTCCGCCTAA
- the LOC109603594 gene encoding protein AMN1 homolog produces MSNRRSGRKACCLSLIQGCVDEVATNIEKYPKEDIICMPPSLKDKLLVRITHSHTLTNTLNLEYCLPLLFHSRTRVISLRNVRTANIQKVSEELVNEIGKCQELRVLMFPAHVRCSPKVLKALFIKLPKLEQLFMTYCSTINDEVIQVLSYSCPKLRYCNLTGSKVDNPGMMSLGRLTDLVCIAVSETPIGHEGISALVEGPSGKNLKELKIDNCVNVTEATLRKIVECCPDMEILIFYNCDRSISEMMFTPQENQLKNLKQLSWTINW; encoded by the exons ATGTCGAACAGAAGATCAGGACGAAAAGCTTGCTGCCTGTCTTTAATCCAAGG CTGTGTAGATGAAGTGGCCACCAACATAGAAAAATACCCCAAAGAGGACATAATATGTATGCCGCCCTCTTTGAAAGATAAACTGTTGGTCAGAATCACCCACTCACACACATTGACTAATACATTGAATCTGGAGTATTGTTTGCCACTGCTTTTTCACAGCAGGACCAGAGTGATAAGTTTAAGGAATGTAAGGACGGCCAACATACAGAAAGTGTCTGAAGAACTGGTAAATGAAATTGGAAAGTGCCAAGAGTTGAGGGTCTTGATGTTTCCTGCACACGTCCGGTGTTCTCCTAAAG TTTTGAAGGCCTTGTTTATAAAACTGCCCAAGTTGGAGCAACTATTCATGACATATTGTTCTACAATAAATGATGAGGTGATTCAAGTGTTGTCATACAGTTGCCCCAAGTTGAGATATTGCAATTTGACTGGCAGCAAGGTGGACAATCCAGGAATGATGTCTCTGGGAAGACTGACTGATTTAGTTTGCATTGCTGTGTCAGAGACTCCG ATTGGGCATGAAGGAATATCGGCCCTGGTTGAAGGACCAAGTGGCAAAAATTTAAAGgagttaaaaattgataactgCGTGAATGTGACTGAAGCAactttaagaaaaattgttgAGTGTTGCCCAGATATGGAAATACTGATTTTCTATAACTGCGACAGatcaatta GTGAGATGATGTTCACACCACAGGAGAACCAGCTCAAAAATCTCAAGCAGCTTTCATGGACTATAAATTG gtaG
- the LOC109603606 gene encoding uncharacterized protein LOC109603606, translating to MHRELENNCPTLLQSCIDRVARYIESYPKDDIETLPAFIKDDLLSAITRSNCINVIDLNYLPLLFHKRTLIVNLKRLHKENVPKITDPIIMQIANCSELRELHFPPGVKCSRKVLLTLFGCVPKLEKLCMTCCSAVNEEVEEQLYMNCPKLTYFNKDPSVFDLL from the exons ATGCACAGAGAGCTCGAAAATAATTGCCCCACATTGTTGCAAAG TTGCATCGATCGAGTGGCACGTTACATTGAGAGCTATCCAAAGGATGACATTGAAACTTTACCTGCCTTCATCAAAGACGATCTCCTGTCAGCAATCACACGCTCAAACTGTATCAACGTAATAGATTTAAACTACCTTCCATTATTGTTTCACAAGAGGACACTAATTGTAAACTTGAAGAGACTCCACAAAGAAAATGTACCTAAAATCACCGACCCCATAATCATGCAAATAGCAAACTGTTCCGAGTTAAGGGAGCTGCACTTTCCACCCGGCGTGAAGTGCAGCCGTAAAG TGTTGTTGACGTTGTTCGGATGCGTCCCCAAGCTGGAGAAACTATGTATGACATGTTGCTCCGCCGTAAATGAGGAAGTCGAAGAACAATTATACATGAATTGTCCGAAATTAACATACTTCAACAAGGACCCCAGCGTTTTTGATCTCCTCTAA
- the LOC109603602 gene encoding insulin isoform X1, whose product MRHCLKKVVDFQMYKILVVFCCVYLMVVDASPYYKMDKRKQLCGEKLGKALSLICEGMYYNPKAKKNYIDDLLNPEYNDGVEDMMGWEMSYPFLTEESARNFVPIKGRRGIVDECCYKSCSTEHLKLYCAA is encoded by the exons atgagACATTGTTTAAAGAAGGTCGTGGATTTTCAGATGTACAAAATTCTCGTTGTGTTCTGTTGCGTGTATTTGATGGTCGTGGATGCCTCACCCTATTACAAAATGGACAAACGGAAGCAACTTTGCGGCGAAAAATTGGGGAAGGCACTCAGTCTCATTTGCGAAGGAATGTACTACAATCCCAAAGcgaaaaaaaact ATATAGACGATTTGTTGAATCCAGAATATAATGATGGGGTCGAGGACATGATGGGCTGGGAAATGTCTTATCCGTTCCTGACCGAAGAATCGGCAAGGAACTTCGTCCCGATAAAAGGCAGACGTGGAATTGTGGACGAATGCTGCTACAAATCTTGCAGCACGGAACACCTCAAACTATACTGCGCTgcttga
- the LOC109603602 gene encoding insulin isoform X2 — MYKILVVFCCVYLMVVDASPYYKMDKRKQLCGEKLGKALSLICEGMYYNPKAKKNYIDDLLNPEYNDGVEDMMGWEMSYPFLTEESARNFVPIKGRRGIVDECCYKSCSTEHLKLYCAA; from the exons ATGTACAAAATTCTCGTTGTGTTCTGTTGCGTGTATTTGATGGTCGTGGATGCCTCACCCTATTACAAAATGGACAAACGGAAGCAACTTTGCGGCGAAAAATTGGGGAAGGCACTCAGTCTCATTTGCGAAGGAATGTACTACAATCCCAAAGcgaaaaaaaact ATATAGACGATTTGTTGAATCCAGAATATAATGATGGGGTCGAGGACATGATGGGCTGGGAAATGTCTTATCCGTTCCTGACCGAAGAATCGGCAAGGAACTTCGTCCCGATAAAAGGCAGACGTGGAATTGTGGACGAATGCTGCTACAAATCTTGCAGCACGGAACACCTCAAACTATACTGCGCTgcttga